In a single window of the Candidatus Kaiserbacteria bacterium genome:
- a CDS encoding type II toxin-antitoxin system Phd/YefM family antitoxin — MTNKSITATEAKNRFADLVDLARIEPITITRNDRPVAIVLSPTEYARLTTSDDAYWGEQANRVSAHEFISAAESQDFLNTILNAPDKAS; from the coding sequence ATGACTAATAAATCTATTACTGCAACAGAGGCAAAAAATCGTTTCGCCGATTTGGTTGATTTAGCGCGCATAGAGCCAATCACCATCACTCGCAACGACAGACCGGTGGCTATTGTGCTATCTCCAACTGAGTACGCCAGACTCACTACATCAGACGATGCATATTGGGGGGAGCAAGCGAATAGGGTGAGCGCCCATGAATTTATTTCCGCTGCCGAGAGTCAAGATTTCTTAAACACGATACTCAATGCACCAGATAAAGCTTCATAA